The Desulfomicrobium orale DSM 12838 genome includes a window with the following:
- the glnH gene encoding glutamine ABC transporter substrate-binding protein GlnH, with product MKRIALLTLFILMLCATAAAAKKLVVATDTNFPPFEFKDPQTGKHTGFDVELWSAIAREMGAEYTLQPMDFNGIIPGLQSGQIDVGIAGMTIKPERTQVVDFSDPYYNAGLLILVRLEDTTTMDVTNLEGKIVATKLGTTSEDFAKREAKAREVKLFPNNDAMFMELLAGGADAVIFDSPVVSDFMRTAGKDKVKVVGPLYMGQAYGIGFPKGSELVLKTNAALKKLKDSGEYRELYMKWFGTEPK from the coding sequence ATGAAACGTATCGCACTTTTGACCCTGTTCATCCTGATGCTGTGCGCCACGGCCGCGGCGGCCAAGAAACTGGTGGTTGCCACGGACACCAATTTTCCGCCCTTCGAGTTCAAGGATCCGCAGACGGGAAAACATACCGGTTTCGATGTTGAACTCTGGAGCGCCATCGCCCGGGAAATGGGAGCGGAATACACCCTGCAGCCCATGGACTTCAACGGCATCATTCCCGGCCTGCAGTCCGGCCAGATCGACGTGGGCATCGCCGGCATGACCATCAAACCCGAGCGGACCCAAGTCGTGGATTTTTCCGATCCCTACTACAACGCGGGCCTGCTCATCCTGGTCCGGCTTGAGGATACCACCACCATGGATGTGACCAACCTGGAAGGCAAAATTGTGGCCACGAAGCTCGGCACTACCAGCGAGGATTTCGCCAAACGGGAAGCCAAGGCCAGGGAAGTCAAACTCTTCCCCAACAACGACGCCATGTTCATGGAACTCCTGGCCGGCGGCGCCGACGCCGTCATTTTCGACTCCCCCGTCGTCTCCGACTTCATGCGTACGGCCGGCAAAGACAAGGTCAAGGTCGTCGGGCCGCTGTACATGGGTCAGGCCTACGGCATCGGCTTCCCCAAAGGCAGTGAACTGGTGCTCAAAACCAACGCCGCTCTGAAAAAACTCAAGGACAGCGGCGAATACCGCGAACTGTACATGAAGTGGTTCGGCACGGAACCGAAGTAA
- a CDS encoding amino acid ABC transporter permease: MAFQFEPSVIVSTMPMLMRGVWYTIYLTIGGLFFGFILGVAAGLMKLSKRIFFRKAAGFYVELIRGTPMLVQAMFLYYGVPMAMGLRIPPLTAGIIVIAVNSGAYIAEIVRGAIQSINVGQTEAGRSIGLTGPQTMRYIIWPQAFRRMIPPLGNQFIISLKDTSLLMVIGVGELLRTGQEIVAVSFRAFEVYIAVALIYLAMTMSIAKALHILELRLHNRTKK; this comes from the coding sequence ATGGCCTTTCAGTTTGAACCATCCGTCATCGTTTCCACCATGCCCATGCTTATGCGCGGCGTGTGGTACACCATCTACCTGACCATCGGCGGCCTCTTTTTCGGGTTCATTCTGGGCGTGGCCGCCGGGTTGATGAAGCTGTCCAAAAGAATTTTCTTCCGCAAGGCGGCCGGATTTTACGTGGAACTCATCCGAGGCACGCCCATGCTGGTCCAGGCCATGTTCCTGTATTACGGCGTGCCCATGGCCATGGGCCTGCGCATTCCGCCCCTGACGGCGGGCATCATCGTCATCGCGGTCAACTCCGGAGCCTATATCGCCGAAATCGTGCGCGGGGCCATTCAGTCCATCAACGTGGGGCAGACCGAAGCCGGGAGATCCATCGGCCTGACCGGCCCCCAGACCATGCGCTACATTATCTGGCCCCAGGCCTTCCGGCGCATGATCCCGCCCCTGGGCAACCAGTTCATCATCAGTCTGAAGGACACCTCTCTTCTGATGGTCATCGGCGTGGGCGAGCTGCTGCGCACGGGACAGGAAATCGTGGCCGTGAGCTTCCGTGCCTTCGAGGTCTATATTGCCGTGGCCCTGATCTATCTGGCCATGACCATGAGCATCGCCAAGGCTCTGCACATTCTCGAACTTCGCCTGCACAACAGGACCAAGAAATGA
- a CDS encoding amino acid ABC transporter ATP-binding protein, whose protein sequence is MIHIQKLHKTFGNLEVLKGIDLEIRAGEVVCIIGPSGSGKSTMLRCINRLETPTSGTIIVDGHDIMDPRTDINAVRTEAGMVFQQFNLFPHMSVLRNVTLGPVKVRNMPEEDARQLGLELLAKVGLAARAGNYPDQLSGGQKQRVAIARALALQPKVILFDEPTSALDPELVGEVLEVMKKLAAEGMTMVVVTHEMGFAREVADRVIFIDAGQIQEENTPAEFFRNPRNPRLRDFLGKIVGH, encoded by the coding sequence ATGATTCACATCCAAAAGCTGCACAAAACATTCGGGAATCTGGAAGTCTTGAAAGGCATCGACCTGGAAATCCGGGCCGGAGAAGTGGTCTGTATCATCGGGCCGTCCGGTTCGGGCAAATCCACCATGCTGCGCTGCATCAACCGGCTGGAAACGCCGACCTCGGGCACCATCATCGTGGACGGACACGACATCATGGACCCCAGAACGGACATCAACGCCGTGCGGACCGAGGCGGGCATGGTCTTTCAGCAGTTCAACCTGTTTCCGCACATGAGCGTGCTCAGAAACGTCACCCTGGGGCCGGTCAAGGTCCGCAACATGCCGGAAGAGGACGCCCGGCAGCTCGGGCTGGAGCTGCTGGCCAAGGTCGGTCTGGCGGCAAGGGCCGGCAATTATCCGGACCAGCTCTCCGGCGGGCAGAAGCAGCGCGTGGCCATCGCCCGGGCGCTGGCTCTGCAACCCAAGGTCATCCTGTTCGACGAGCCCACGTCCGCCCTGGACCCCGAACTGGTAGGCGAAGTGCTGGAAGTCATGAAAAAGCTGGCGGCGGAAGGCATGACCATGGTCGTGGTCACGCACGAGATGGGCTTTGCCCGCGAAGTGGCGGACCGGGTCATCTTCATCGACGCGGGCCAGATCCAGGAAGAAAATACCCCGGCGGAATTCTTCAGAAATCCCCGGAATCCGCGCCTGCGGGATTTTCTGGGAAAAATCGTCGGGCACTGA
- a CDS encoding DEAD/DEAH box helicase, with translation MRIFRISWSGGNSSRNWSPDVRSPERNLPAVERGYFFCLMLCRISHKLFLSDVPEQVKSRVMAELTLENPRWLENLKMGRRNYRVSRHLKLYSTRTCGGLILPRGYGGRLARICAECGEEVEYRDERRTLPEVDFHFHGELRPYQSEACAAMLRRRFGTLCAPTGAGKTVCGLYLIARRRQPTLVVVHTRDLAMQWVERVEEFLGIPGREVGMIGGGRDKVGQAVTVATVQSVYSRARELKKRIGHLVVDECHRAPSRTFTAAVTAFDCAYSLGLSATPYRRDGLTPLIFWHLGEMHARIDSAALMDSGAILRPEIRIHQTMFHSERDPVEEYAGIIADLTLDADRNALIVDELAGEIRSGRGVSLVLSDRKGHCHALRELLLARHGLDGTVLTGDTPLPGRRKMAACIQAGSVRVVFATGQLIGEGFDASNLGSLFLATPVKFGGRLIQYLGRILRPSSGKTRATVHDFVDCRVGVLEAAARARAEVYAGMAGEGPE, from the coding sequence GTGCGGATATTTCGCATCAGCTGGTCCGGGGGAAATTCATCGAGAAATTGGAGTCCCGATGTCCGCTCTCCTGAGCGCAACCTGCCCGCCGTGGAACGCGGATATTTTTTCTGCCTGATGCTTTGCCGGATCAGCCATAAACTTTTTCTTTCGGACGTGCCCGAGCAGGTCAAAAGCCGGGTCATGGCCGAACTGACTCTGGAAAATCCCAGGTGGCTTGAAAATCTGAAGATGGGCCGCCGCAACTACAGGGTTTCCCGGCATCTGAAGCTGTACTCCACGCGCACCTGCGGCGGGCTGATTCTGCCCCGGGGCTACGGCGGACGGCTGGCCCGGATTTGCGCCGAATGCGGCGAAGAGGTGGAGTACCGGGACGAACGCCGGACCCTGCCCGAAGTGGATTTCCATTTTCACGGGGAGTTGCGTCCCTATCAGAGCGAAGCCTGTGCGGCCATGCTCCGGCGGCGATTCGGAACCCTGTGCGCGCCCACCGGAGCGGGCAAGACCGTGTGCGGGCTGTACCTCATCGCCCGGCGGCGGCAGCCGACGCTTGTCGTGGTGCATACCAGAGATCTGGCCATGCAGTGGGTGGAGCGCGTCGAGGAATTTTTGGGAATCCCCGGACGCGAAGTGGGCATGATCGGCGGCGGCCGGGACAAGGTAGGGCAGGCCGTGACCGTGGCCACGGTGCAGTCCGTGTACAGCCGGGCCAGAGAACTGAAGAAACGCATCGGGCATCTGGTGGTGGACGAATGCCACCGCGCGCCCAGCCGGACCTTCACGGCGGCCGTGACCGCCTTCGACTGCGCCTATTCCCTCGGCCTCTCGGCCACGCCGTACCGGCGCGACGGCCTGACCCCGCTCATCTTCTGGCATCTGGGTGAAATGCACGCCCGTATCGACAGCGCGGCCCTCATGGACAGCGGAGCCATCCTGCGGCCGGAAATCCGGATTCACCAGACCATGTTTCATTCGGAGCGCGATCCGGTGGAGGAATACGCCGGAATCATCGCCGATCTCACTCTGGATGCGGACAGAAATGCGCTCATCGTGGACGAGCTGGCCGGGGAAATCCGTTCCGGCCGGGGCGTGAGCCTGGTGCTGTCCGATCGCAAAGGTCATTGCCACGCCCTGCGCGAGCTGCTGCTGGCGCGGCATGGGCTGGACGGGACGGTACTGACCGGCGACACCCCGCTTCCCGGGCGCAGAAAAATGGCCGCATGTATTCAGGCGGGGAGTGTGCGGGTTGTTTTCGCCACGGGGCAGCTCATCGGCGAGGGCTTCGACGCCAGCAATCTGGGCTCGCTTTTCCTGGCCACGCCGGTCAAGTTCGGCGGGAGGCTCATTCAGTATCTGGGCCGGATTCTGCGTCCTTCATCCGGAAAAACGCGGGCCACGGTGCATGATTTCGTGGATTGCCGGGTCGGCGTGCTGGAGGCTGCGGCCAGAGCCCGGGCCGAGGTGTATGCGGGCATGGCGGGCGAGGGGCCGGAATAG
- a CDS encoding potassium transporter TrkG, with the protein MKRNGKIFSPVFLPVYFFALAILAGAALLHSPPARAEQGVFWLDGFSHAVSAFCNAGFALYPGSMTRYADNFSVNIVLMTLIICGGLGFYVLVGLPGFFRRAGQQRETF; encoded by the coding sequence GTGAAGCGCAACGGAAAGATATTTTCACCGGTTTTTCTGCCGGTGTATTTTTTCGCCCTGGCCATTCTGGCGGGAGCGGCGCTTTTGCATTCGCCTCCGGCCCGCGCGGAGCAGGGTGTGTTCTGGCTGGACGGTTTTTCCCATGCTGTCTCGGCCTTCTGCAACGCGGGCTTTGCCCTGTATCCCGGCAGCATGACGCGGTATGCGGACAACTTTTCCGTTAACATCGTCCTGATGACACTGATCATCTGCGGGGGGCTCGGCTTCTATGTGCTGGTGGGACTGCCGGGTTTTTTTCGCCGCGCTGGCCAGCAAAGAGAAACGTTCTGA
- a CDS encoding ABC transporter ATP-binding protein, whose protein sequence is MPLTPGRESVPPEDRPILSVENLNVDFHVDGRSIPAVRGVSLRVRRGETCALVGESGSGKSVTALSVLRLLPASARISGRIVFEDRDMRTLPESGLREVRGGRVGMVFQEPMTSLNPLHPVGRQIAESVALHRPGVAVRERVLELLRLAGIPDPESRFDSFPHQLSGGQRQRVMIAMALANDPSLLIADEPTTALDVTTQAQILDLLRSLQVRLNMAILLISHDLGVVRHMAGRVYVMRRGEIVESGPREKIFSAPEHPYTRELLRPRSGRRPVPVAGDAPVLVSVRNLNVSFPVGRTFLGRPAGHVRAVRDVSLDIRQGESLGVVGESGSGKTTLGLALLRLVHSRGDVFFGPHRLSAMKERRIRPLRRDFQIVFQDPYGSLSPRMTVGRIVAEGLDAHRLAAGREREKRIAGILEAVELDPESMHRYPHEFSGGQRQRIAIARALVLRPGFVILDEPTSALDRTVQFQIVELLRGLQSRFGLTYMFITHDLSLVRELCHRVVIMRDGRMVEQGETERIFAAPGEDYTRALLAAALE, encoded by the coding sequence GGGGTCAGTCTGCGCGTGCGCCGGGGCGAAACCTGCGCGCTGGTGGGCGAGAGCGGTTCGGGCAAGTCCGTGACCGCGCTGTCCGTCCTCAGGCTTCTGCCCGCCAGCGCCCGGATTTCCGGGCGGATCGTGTTCGAGGACCGGGACATGCGGACCCTGCCGGAATCCGGCCTGCGCGAAGTGCGCGGCGGCCGCGTGGGCATGGTTTTTCAGGAGCCCATGACTTCTCTCAACCCGCTGCACCCCGTGGGCAGACAGATAGCCGAAAGCGTGGCCCTGCACCGCCCCGGCGTCGCGGTGCGGGAGCGGGTGCTGGAGCTTCTGCGTCTGGCGGGCATTCCGGATCCGGAGTCGCGTTTCGACAGCTTTCCTCATCAGCTTTCTGGCGGCCAGCGTCAGCGGGTCATGATCGCCATGGCTCTGGCCAACGATCCGTCTCTGCTCATCGCCGACGAGCCGACCACGGCTCTGGATGTGACCACTCAGGCTCAGATTCTGGATTTGCTCAGAAGTCTTCAGGTCCGTCTGAACATGGCCATTCTGCTCATTTCCCACGATCTGGGCGTGGTCCGGCACATGGCCGGCCGGGTATATGTCATGCGGCGCGGCGAAATCGTGGAGAGCGGGCCACGGGAGAAAATTTTTTCCGCTCCGGAGCATCCCTATACCAGGGAGCTGCTCCGGCCCCGGTCCGGCAGACGGCCCGTGCCCGTGGCCGGGGATGCGCCGGTTCTGGTTTCCGTCCGGAACCTGAACGTGAGTTTTCCCGTGGGCCGCACCTTTCTGGGCCGGCCCGCAGGTCATGTCCGGGCCGTGCGGGACGTGTCCCTGGATATCCGTCAGGGCGAATCCCTGGGCGTGGTGGGTGAGAGCGGTTCGGGCAAGACCACCCTGGGTCTGGCTCTTCTGCGGTTGGTGCACAGCCGGGGAGATGTCTTTTTCGGGCCGCACCGTCTTTCGGCCATGAAGGAGCGGCGCATCCGGCCTTTGCGCCGGGATTTCCAGATCGTGTTTCAGGATCCTTACGGGAGTCTCAGCCCGCGCATGACCGTGGGGCGGATCGTGGCCGAAGGGCTGGACGCCCACAGGCTGGCTGCGGGCCGGGAGCGGGAAAAGCGCATTGCCGGGATCCTGGAGGCCGTGGAACTCGACCCGGAGTCCATGCACCGCTATCCGCACGAGTTTTCCGGCGGCCAGCGTCAGCGCATCGCCATCGCCAGGGCGCTGGTGCTGCGGCCCGGATTCGTGATTCTGGATGAACCCACTTCGGCCCTGGACCGGACCGTGCAGTTTCAGATCGTGGAACTGCTGCGCGGGCTGCAAAGCCGTTTCGGGCTGACGTACATGTTTATCACGCACGACCTCTCTCTGGTGCGGGAGCTGTGCCACCGGGTGGTCATCATGCGGGACGGACGGATGGTGGAACAGGGAGAAACGGAGCGGATTTTCGCCGCGCCCGGCGAGGACTACACCAGAGCCCTGCTGGCCGCGGCCCTGGAATAG